A single region of the Pantanalinema sp. genome encodes:
- a CDS encoding 2-oxoacid:ferredoxin oxidoreductase subunit beta — translation MATTTPGPQTNRLGLTLNDYKGAPSTLCAGCGHDAITGQIVRAFYEMGVEPHRVAKLSGIGCSSKTPAYFLNKAHGFNSVHGRMPAIATGTMLANRQLIAIGVSGDGDTASIGMGQFVHLMRRNVPMIYLVENNGVYGLTKGQFSATADIGSTLKTGVANDLPPVDLCALAVQLGASFVARSFSGDPKQLVALLEAAMAHRGTALLDVISPCVTFNNHEGSTKSYTAAKELDMPLHTLGFIPAFSPIEAEIVPGETRVVDMHDGSKVTLKNLSRDYDPTSRAGAMATLMESSGKGEFLTGLIYVNEQQPDFISALNLVDEPLATLPEAKVRPGKDVLDKVMESLR, via the coding sequence ATGGCGACGACCACTCCGGGCCCCCAGACCAACCGGCTGGGCCTCACCCTCAACGACTACAAGGGCGCGCCGTCCACCCTCTGCGCCGGCTGCGGCCACGACGCCATCACCGGCCAGATCGTGCGCGCCTTCTACGAGATGGGCGTCGAGCCCCACCGGGTCGCGAAGCTCTCGGGCATCGGCTGCTCCAGCAAGACGCCCGCCTACTTCCTCAACAAGGCCCACGGCTTCAACTCGGTCCACGGCCGCATGCCGGCGATCGCCACCGGCACCATGCTCGCCAACCGCCAGCTCATCGCCATCGGGGTCTCGGGCGACGGCGACACGGCCTCGATCGGCATGGGCCAGTTCGTCCACCTCATGCGCCGCAACGTGCCGATGATCTACCTGGTCGAGAACAACGGCGTCTACGGCCTCACCAAGGGCCAGTTCTCGGCGACCGCCGACATCGGCTCGACCCTCAAGACGGGGGTGGCCAACGACCTGCCCCCGGTCGACCTGTGCGCCCTGGCGGTCCAGCTCGGCGCCTCGTTCGTCGCCCGGTCCTTCTCGGGCGATCCCAAGCAGCTGGTGGCCCTGCTCGAGGCCGCCATGGCCCACCGGGGCACGGCCCTCCTGGACGTGATCAGCCCCTGCGTCACCTTCAACAACCACGAAGGCTCGACCAAGAGCTACACCGCGGCCAAGGAGCTGGACATGCCCCTGCACACCCTGGGCTTCATCCCGGCCTTCTCGCCGATCGAGGCCGAGATCGTACCGGGCGAGACCCGCGTGGTCGACATGCACGACGGCTCGAAGGTCACCCTCAAGAACCTTTCGCGCGACTACGACCCGACCAGCCGCGCGGGGGCCATGGCGACCCTGATGGAGTCCAGCGGCAAGGGCGAGTTCCTCACGGGGCTCATCTACGTCAACGAGCAGCAGCCGGACTTCATCTCGGCCC